Proteins encoded together in one Antennarius striatus isolate MH-2024 chromosome 13, ASM4005453v1, whole genome shotgun sequence window:
- the si:ch211-284e13.4 gene encoding insulin receptor substrate 1-B gives MENQAAETQNYEDVQKSGYLRKHKSMHRRFFVLRAASEHGPARLEYYENEKKFRSKSPVPKKVLNLETCFNINKRADSKNKHMIVLYTRSESFAIAADSEEIQNEWYQAMQDLQCNCKTPEDYGSSGECSSPSPVPTFKEVWQVKVWPKGLGHARNLVGIYRLCLTEKTVNFVKLNSDVAAVVLQLMNVRRCGHSENFFFIEVGRSAITGPGEFWMQVDDSVVAQNMHETLLEAMKALSEEFRQRSKSQSVGTSCGGGTASNPISVPSRRHHPNLPPSQVGFSRRARTETPGTGGSSTSTSPTSRHGFPRARTASIGARSEEGGGSVKGTWASSSPSLNGSCSTTPTLRPKPTRAPTPAKITLSLARYTPNPAPSPAPSLSSSSGHGSECGLVGAAVGGMTICSYPRVSQRVSVSGSPSDYGSSDEYGSSPGEHSLLVPSLSGHHVHGEGSSSYIVMGQREGLLGSHHRSKGRRILRRASSRETEAERRLLSKRASLPLAAHERLTPHTKDEDDEDDEEYAIMSQTGSRERADVHRGSRALAVGGVQLEDGRKRGDKSRGEMDTGAAVDSGYMAMLPGVTSPVPLSLSIGMPDTGTKPGTDDEYMAMTPNNSVSPPQHIHQPSTEGYMVMSPNSTSSTELHRLGMWDSRTSMESRTASDYMNISPVCSRSACSTPPSHPEQHQLQPKMFNSYFSLPRAYQHTLYNRFEDDLNKKEGKKDSSRQDSAGRGGGVGYSKRNKITVGSVGGCQLSMSSSSFSSSSASSESLEDKSISAGKGLSLLRTGTEYKSAGTCTKEGHHHPKHGSSGKSPKQQRRGRPLSVIADITKANTLPRVKESLLPSVSQNVGEYVSIVFKEDSKYDGGQCVGTKHAMIHGTLRPINQPLFCHNNPKNLPRSFSAPLSTSAEYVSMDLGKTSTALTAVGSTFNSPRSPPAVALKSRHERSTSSLAAEGNAGYRTKGKVAAMPTTAPAPFTDNKGSDSSISGMPVIHSVQPVSMEQESASGFSPAKSFHSPERGSRSVRGDSQGRQSHRTEAFNSPPSLPHHPPASTSIFQEGSQAASHRHGLDCSLWENRQTSSLSATTTPQASAEQGLNYIDLDLAVKESPQAGAEHTPTTYNITGNALGSSASSTLNTYASIDFYKSEELRAHQSSRKDGQGNGPVAGSAPSYSGLGADARRIRRADATTNKTPDTDDDELIDDELIQTIRVSHGKQVLGNGPDVEQHKNPYDEYKIKDRDVARYGATGPHPEARPGLGLVCEGLVAVSLPTGPGLWALWTEVVGPTSVGFTTCRGNHKGRVQCGLGERQRAGVGLLVAPQLSHRMLEFTPLNERVASLRLRVGDRCLTVISAYGPNGSAEYLAFLVSLGGVLNSATLTWAMTDTLGRRSMIDLVVVSSDLRPRVFDTRVKRGAVLSSTWWRGKWCTVNIVYSRGAELLTKDIVGRWKKYFEDLLNPAAMSYTEEAEAEVSEVDSSITQAEVTEVVVKLLGGKAPGVDEIRPEYLKSLDVQGLSCLTRLCDIAWQYLWIVRPGRWSLFSKRVTGGHLIVSLVVSCGGVLRQYGVRGPLLRAVWSLYDQSQSLVHIAGSKSDLFQVHVGLQQGCPPSPVLFITFMDRISRHSQGPEGVRFGDHRISSLLFEDDVVLLASLNLDLQRALERFAAECDASGMRISTSKSEAMVLDRKRVVCPL, from the exons ATGGAGAACCAAGCAGCCGAGACGCAGAATTATGAAGATGTACAGAAGAGCGGGTATCTCCGCAAGCACAAATCGATGCACCGGCGTTTCTTCGTGTTGCGGGCGGCCTCGGAACACGGTCCTGCTCGACTGGAGTACTACGAGAACGAGAAGAAATTTCGCAGTAAATCACCTGTGCCCAAAAAAGTCCTGAACCTGGAGACTTGCTTCAACATCAACAAGCGGGCGGATTCCAAGAACAAGCACATGATCGTCCTTTATACCCGCAGCGAGAGCTTTGCCATCGCTGCGGACAGCGAGGAGATCCAAAATGAATGGTACCAAGCGATGCAGGACCTCCAGTGCAACT gTAAAACTCCTGAAGACTATGGCAGTAGTGGAGAGTGTAGTTCTCCGTCTCCTGTTCCAACCTTCAAGGAAGTGTGGCAGGTCAAGGTTTGGCCCAAAGGTCTTGGACATGCCAGGAACTTGGTTGGCATCTACCGGCTGTGCCTGACTGAAAAGACCGTCAACTTTGTCAAACTCAACTCTGATGTGGCAGCAGTGGTGTTGCAGTTGATGAACGTCCGCAGGTGTGGCCATTCAGAGAATTTCTTCTTCATCGAGGTGGGTCGTTCAGCGATTACTGGCCCTGGAGAGTTCTGGATGCAGGTGGACGACTCAGTGGTGGCTCAGAACATGCACGAGACCCTTTTGGAGGCAATGAAAGCCCTCAGTGAGGAGTTTCGTCAGCGCAGTAAGTCTCAGTCCGTGGGAACGTCATGTGGAGGCGGTACCGCTTCGAACCCCATCAGCGTCCCGAGCCGCCGTCATCATCCAAATCTGCCACCAAGCCAGGTGGGCTTCTCCCGACGAGCTCGCACGGAGACGCCTGGAACCGGAGGCAGCAGCACAAGCACTTCACCGACATCACGCCATGGATTCCCCAGAGCACGAACCGCCAGCATTGGGGCAAGATCGGAGGAGGGTGGAGGAAGCGTCAAAGGGACGTGGGCCAGCTCCAGCCCAAGTCTGAATGGTTCCTGCTCAACTACGCCAACACTGAGGCCTAAGCCTACCAGGGCTCCCACTCCTGCTAAGATTACCCTTAGCCTTGCACGCTACACGCCTAATCCTGCTCCCTCTCCTGCTCCAAGTCTGTCGTCCAGTTCAGGTCATGGATCAGAGTGTGGTCTGGTGGGGGCGGCGGTGGGAGGCATGACAATCTGTTCATACCCTCGTGTTTCTCAGAGAGTGTCGGTTTCAGGTTCCCCAAGCGACTATGGTTCTTCAGATGAATACGGCTCCAGTCCTGGAGAACACTCTCTACTTGTACCTAGTCTGTCAGGACATCATGTACACGGAGAAGGCTCCTCCAGCTACATAGTGATGGGACAGCGAGAGGGTCTCCTGGGTTCCCATCATCGCTCGAAAGGCCGTCGGATACTGCGCCGCGCATCAAGTAGAGAAACTGAGGCAGAGCGTAGATTACTAAGTAAGAGGGCCTCCCTGCCTTTGGCAGCCCACGAGCGACTGACCCCACATacaaaagatgaagatgatgaagatgatgaagaatatGCCATCATGTCGCAGACAGGTAGCAGAGAGAGGGCAGATGTGCATCGTGGCTCAAGAGCTCTGGCAGTCGGGGGGGTGCAGCTTGAGGACGGCAGGAAGAGGGGAGACAAAAGCAGGGGGGAGATGGACACAGGAGCTGCTGTGGACAGTGGGTACATGGCCATGTTGCCCGGAGTCACGTCTCCTGTTCCACTCTCTCTATCAATAGGTATGCCTGACACTGGAACCAAACCCGGAACTGATGATGAGTATATGGCCATGACTCCCAACAACAGTGTGTCCCCCCCTCAGCACATCCACCAGCCCAGCACAGAGGGCTACATGGTCATGTCTCCCAATAGCACCAGCTCCACGGAACTGCACAGACTGGGCATGTGGGATAGCAGAACCAGCATGGAGAGCCGGACGGCGAGCGACTACATGAATATCTCACCTGTCTGCAGCCGCTCCGCCTGCAGCACACCGCCCTCCCACCCCGAACAGCACCAACTGCAACCAAAAATGTTCAATTCCTACTTCTCCTTGCCACGAGCTTACCAACACACTCTCTACAATCGCTTTGAGGATGacttaaacaaaaaagaaggaaaaaaagacagcagtAGGCAGGATAGCGCTGGAAGGGGAGGGGGAGTGGGATACAGCAAGAGAAACAAAATTACCGTGGGCTCTGTGGGAGGCTGTCAACTTTCcatgtcttcctcttctttctcttccagctcaGCCAGCAGCGAAAGCCTGGAAGACAAGTCCATATCAGCAGGGAAAGGGTTAAGTTTATTAAGGACTGGAACAGAGTACAAGAGTGCAGGAACATGCACAAAAGAAGGGCATCACCATCCAAAACACGGATCGAGTGGCAAGAGCCCAAAACAGCAGAGGAGAGGTCGCCCTCTCAGTGTGATTGCAGATATTACTAAAGCCAACACCTTGCCTAGGGTGAAGGAGAGTCTGCTACCGTCAGTGTCTCAAAATGTTGGTGAGTACGTTAGTATTGTTTTCAAGGAGGACAGTAAGTATGATGGAGGACAATGTGTGGGGACCAAACACGCCATGATCCACGGAACCCTCCGGCCCATTAATCAACCGCTTTTCTGCCACAATAATCCCAAAAACCTTCCCCGCAGTTTCTCCGCTCCGTTGTCCACCTCAGCTGAATATGTTAGTATGGATCTAGGGAAGACCTCCACGGCCCTGACTGCTGTTGGATCCACGTTCAACAGCCCACGGAGCCCACCAGCTGTTGCTCTCAAATCCCGCCATGAGCGTAGCACATCTTCTCTGGCAGCAGAGGGCAATGCCGGATACAGGACAAAAGGCAAGGTGGCAGCCATGCCAACAACTGCCCCTGCTCCGTTTACGGATAATAAAGGTTCCGATTCCAGCATTTCAGGAATGCCTGTCATCCACTCTGTTCAGCCTGTTTCTATGGAGCAGGAGTCGGCGTCTGGCTTCTCCCCGGCCAAGTCATTTCACTCACCAGAAAGGGGCAGCAGATCAGTCCGGGGTGACTCGCAGGGGCGACAGAGCCACCGTACAGAGGCGTTCAACTCACCTCCCTCCCTACCACACCACCCACCCGCCTCTACATCCATCTTCCAAGAGGGAAGCCAGGCAGCGAGTCATCGGCATGGTTTGGATTGCTCATTATGGGAGAACAGGCAGACGTCTAGTTTGTCTGCAACAACCACACCACAAGCCTCCGCCGAACAAGGCCTTAACTATATTGACCTTGACTTGGCCGTTAAGGAGAGCCCTCAAGCTGGAGCGGAGCACACCCCCACCACCTACAACATCACAGGAAATGCATTGGGTAGCAGCGCCAGCTCCACCCTCAATACTTACGCCAGTATTGATTTCTATAAGTCAGAAGAACTACGAGCACACCAGAGCAGTAGAAAGGATGGTCAAG GAAACGGCCCGGTTGCGGGCAGCGCACCGTCATACAGCGGACTCGGTGCGGATGCCAGGCGGATCCGCAGAGCGGATGCCACTACCAATAAAACACCTGATACcgatgatgatgagctgatcGATGATGAGCTCATTCAAACGATCAG GGTctcccatggcaaacaggtcctgggtaaCGGGCCAGACGTAGAGCagcacaaaaacccctatgatgagtataaaatcaaggaccgtgacgtcgcccggtatggcgcaaccgggCCCCACCCTGAAGCCAGGCctgggttggggctcgtatgtgAGGGCCTGGTGGCCGTGTCTCTGCCCACAGGGCCCGGCCTGTGGGCCCTGTGGACAGAAGtggtgggcccaacctccgttGGATTCACCACCTGCCGAGGAAACCATaagggacgggtgcagtgtggattgg gtgagaggcagcgggctggtgtgggcttgcttgtagcCCCACAGCTAAGCCATcgtatgttggagttcaccccgttgaacgagagggtcgcgtccctgcgccttcgggttggggacaggtgtctcactgtcatttcggcctacgggccaaatggcagtgcggaatacctGGCCTTCTTGGTgtccctgggaggagtactgaatagtgcaacactcacgtgggcaatgacg gacactctaggccggaggtcgatgattGACTTagttgttgtatcatcagacctccgaccgcgTGTGTtcgacactcgggtgaagagaggggcagtgCTGTCatccacctggtg gaggggaaagtggtGCACAGTCAAcattgtttacagtagaggtgcAGAGCTGCTGACTAAGGATATTGTCGGCCGGTGGAAAAAgtacttcgaggatctcctcaatcctgctgccatgtcttacacagaggaagcagaggctgaggtctcagaggtggactcgtccatcacccaagctgaagtcacagaGGTGGTTGtaaaactccttggtggcaaagcaccgggggtggatgagattcgccctgagtacctcaagtctctggatgtgcagggactatCATGTTTGACACGTCTCTGTGACATCGCATggcagtacctctggattgtcagaccggggcggtggtccctcttttcaaaaagggtgaccggagg gcatttgatcgtgtccctcgtggtatcttgtggtgGAGTGCTTCGGcagtatggggtccggggccctttgctgagggctgtctggtccctatatgaccaaagccagagcttggttcacattgccggcagtaagtcagacctgttccaggtgcatgttggactccagcagggctgtCCTCcatcaccagttctgttcataacctttatggacagaatttctaggcacagccagggtccggagggagtccggtttggggaccacaggatttcatctctgctttttgaagacgatgttgtcctgttagCCTCAttaaacctggaccttcagcgtgcccTGGaacggtttgcagccgagtgtgacgcaagtgggatgaggatcagcacctctaaatccgaggccatggttctcgaccggaaaagggtggtgtgccctctttaG